In the Rhizobium sp. Pop5 genome, one interval contains:
- a CDS encoding ThiF family adenylyltransferase: MFRKLVSRNPDLARLVERGYAVAFDSNCLVVRDIPYLDRQGALQSGAIVAKLVFIDQEHVQQDDHQIYFAGGHPHQLDGSPILNLGGGETRIQLSNACADVVVQRSFSNKPIPQGSFLDFYAKIESYVSIISGPAIERHPAATPFTYRVVETFEPDPIFKLQDTLTSRAQIGDLNTEFAGETVAIIGLGGTGAYLLDLLVKTPVPSIRAFVGDTYHVHTAFRSPGRFATEELRTAKATVYGARYDNFRHGLTVEATYIDPDTADRLDGVTFAFICVDKGSSRAGIFDALISRNIPFIDVGMGLNRKHGTIGGMVRATYYPLDEGATMRDRKLADLSDAADDIYRSNIQIGELNALNACLAVIRYKQVRGFYRDTEGYRHVLFGIDDLSLTGDTYDKD, from the coding sequence ATCTCGATCGCCAGGGCGCACTGCAGAGCGGCGCGATCGTTGCGAAGCTCGTATTCATAGACCAGGAGCACGTTCAGCAGGACGATCATCAAATCTACTTCGCAGGGGGCCATCCCCATCAGCTTGATGGCTCGCCGATCCTCAACCTTGGCGGCGGTGAAACGAGGATTCAATTGAGTAATGCGTGCGCCGATGTTGTCGTTCAGCGCTCGTTCTCCAACAAACCGATACCCCAAGGTAGTTTCCTTGATTTTTATGCCAAGATTGAAAGCTACGTATCAATTATCTCGGGACCCGCGATCGAGCGGCATCCCGCAGCGACACCCTTCACCTACCGAGTGGTCGAGACCTTTGAACCCGACCCAATATTCAAGCTTCAGGACACGCTCACATCACGCGCACAGATCGGCGACTTGAACACCGAGTTTGCCGGCGAGACGGTGGCCATCATTGGGCTTGGCGGCACCGGCGCCTATCTACTCGATCTTCTAGTCAAGACGCCAGTGCCGAGTATCCGCGCGTTCGTTGGCGACACCTACCATGTCCATACGGCGTTTCGCTCCCCGGGTCGCTTCGCCACTGAGGAACTGCGGACGGCGAAAGCCACCGTCTACGGCGCTCGCTACGACAATTTCCGGCACGGGCTGACAGTAGAAGCCACCTACATCGACCCAGACACTGCCGATCGCCTCGACGGCGTCACCTTCGCCTTCATCTGTGTTGATAAAGGCTCGTCGCGCGCAGGAATCTTCGACGCGCTCATCTCGCGCAACATCCCCTTCATCGACGTTGGCATGGGTCTCAATCGCAAGCATGGCACGATTGGTGGCATGGTTCGCGCCACCTATTATCCCCTCGATGAGGGCGCAACGATGCGCGACCGGAAACTCGCCGACTTGTCCGATGCGGCTGACGACATCTATCGTTCAAACATCCAGATCGGCGAACTGAACGCGCTCAATGCCTGCCTCGCGGTGATCCGCTACAAGCAAGTGCGGGGCTTCTATCGAGACACCGAGGGGTATCGACACGTGCTCTTCGGAATCGACGACCTTAGTCTCACCGGGGATACTTATGATAAGGATTAA